Proteins found in one Hevea brasiliensis isolate MT/VB/25A 57/8 chromosome 18, ASM3005281v1, whole genome shotgun sequence genomic segment:
- the LOC131175926 gene encoding glycine-rich cell wall structural protein 2-like, with protein MEALVEMKTDSTLKFEHYQQENISKIFQSKEKCKGGGGGGEGGGSREASGGFGFGQDYGTGAGAESGAGGKGGGGEGDGYGGSGHGGGGRENASDGGSGGGGGGGGEVAGGGSSSGNAGSGEWFGHGSGFGVGVGIVGEGGGRGGGGGGDNGGGSVRASNQCMVMEAVLVQAVA; from the exons ATGGAAGCTCTCGTAGAGATGAAGACGGACTCCACTTTGAAATTTGAACATTATCAGCAGGAAAATATCTCCAAAATATTCCAaagcaaggaaaaat GCaagggtggaggtggtggtggagaAGGTGGAGGCAGTAGAGAGGCAAGTGGTGGGTTTGGATTTGGTCAAGACTATGGAACTGGAGCTGGAGCTGAATCTGGTGCAGGAGGCAAGGGTGGAGGTGGAGAAGGTGATGGTTATGGAGGATCTGGTCATGGTGGTGGAGGACGAGAAAATGCTAGTGATGGTGGCAGTGGTGGTGGTGGAGGAGGAGGTGGAGAAGTTGCTGGAGGAGGCAGTTCAAGTGGCAATGCAGGTTCTGGTGAATGGTTTGGTCATGGCAGCGGTTTTGGTGTTGGAGTTGGTATAGTTGGTGAAGGAGGGGGTAGGGGTGGGGGTGGTGGAGGCGACAATGGGGGAGGTAGTGTAAGAGCTTCTAATCAGTGTATGGTCATGGAAGCGGTTTTGGTGCAGGCGGTGGCATAG
- the LOC110670638 gene encoding aminomethyltransferase, mitochondrial: MRGGLWQLGQSITRRLAQADKKAITRRYFASEADLKKTVLYDFHIAHGGKMVPFAGWSMPIQYKDSIMDSTINCREYGSLFDVSHMCGLSLNGKDCIPFLEKLVIADVAGLAPGTGTLTVFTNEKGGAIDDSVITKVTDDHIYLVVNAGCRDKDLAHIEEHMKSFKAKGGQVSWHIHDERSLLALQGPLAAPVLQHLTKEDLSKIYFGEFRMLDINGSHCFLTRTGYTGEDGFEISVPSDNAVDLAKAILDKSEGKVRLTGLGARDSLRLEAGLCLYGNDMEQHTTPVEAGLTWAIGKRRKAEGGFLGAEVILKQLAEGPKIRRVGFSSSGPPPRSHSEIQDEKGTNIGEITSGGFSPCLKKNIAMGYVNSGYHKAGTKVKLVVRGKAYDGVVTKMPFVPTKYYKPS; this comes from the exons ATGAGAGGGGGTCTGTGGCAACTTGGTCAATCAATCACCCGCCGTCTTGCTCAGGCTGATAAGAAAGCAATCACTCGTCGATACTTTGCCTCAGAAGCTGATCTCAAAAAGACTGTTCTTTATGATTTCCACATTGCTCATGGAGGGAAGATGGTGCCATTTGCTGGATGGAGTATGCCTATTCAGTACAAGGACTCGATCATGGACTCTACTATAAATTGTAGAGAGTATGGTAGCCTCTTTGATGTCTCCCATATGTGTGGACTGAGCCTCAATGGAAAGGACTGTATTCCTTTTCTTGAGAAACttgttattgctgatgttgctggCCTTGCACCTGGAACTGGGACCCTAACTGTCTTTACAAACGAGAAGGGGGGAGCAATTGATGATTCAGTGATCACCAAGGTGACAGATGATCACATATACTTAGTTGTGAATGCAGGATGTAGGGATAAGGATCTGGCTCACATTGAGGAGCATATGAAGTCATTCAAGGCAAAAGGTGGTCAAGTCTCATGGCACATCCACGATGAAAGATCTCTTCTTGCTCTCCAG GGTCCTCTTGCTGCTCCAGTTCTTCAACACCTGACAAAAGAGGATTTGAGCAAGATATACTTTGGGGAGTTCCGTATGCTAGACATCAATGGATCGCACTGCTTTCTCACTAGGACAGG GTACACTGGTGAAGATGGGTTTGAAATCTCAGTTCCTTCAGATAATGCTGTCGATCTTGCAAAAGCAATCTTAGACAAATCTGAAGGAAAAGTAAGGCTGACAGGGTTGGGTGCACGAGACAGCCTTCGACTTGAAGCTGGGCTGTGTTTATATGGCAATGACATGGAACAACACACAACACCAGTAGAGGCAGGATTGACTTGGGCAATAGGGAAAAGACGAAAGGCTGAAGGTGGCTTTCTTGGTGCTGAGGTGATTCTTAAACAACTTGCAGAGGGTCCAAAAATCAGGCGTGTAGGATTTTCATCTTCTGGTCCACCTCCTAGATCCCACAGTGAGATTCAGGATGAAAAAGGAACAAACATTGGGGAAATTACCAGTGGAGGATTTAGTCCATGCCTGAAGAAGAACATTGCCATGGGGTATGTGAATTCTGGATACCACAAGGCAGGCACCAAAGTTAAGCTAGTGGTTCGAGGGAAGGCCTATGATGGAGTTGTCACAAAAATGCCATTTGTACCAACTAAATATTACAAGCCATCTTAA
- the LOC110670672 gene encoding uncharacterized protein LOC110670672 isoform X2 encodes MRGISQCHPYLGINRLDASPCKITHANSLTSTPVSPSVSCVPCNNIIQSSALSWNGRGQLRTHHVSQRVALNSWLCRSHDSVSPDDEYRSSRNIAISLFRRYRNVIDRGGGDNLKEFINAGVNAYALGCTDEGLRKELNAMRESGVEIEALQNYGGSTSVKSKIFRKEVDECILWLSIIFITILCTPQPTIVRWSSTPPVSDEVLLQWKGFCALIANAYYMKGMAWLPVKTLQLEQMAVVGHAEEPSVVASRMRLVFSTLEVVSPQWPRV; translated from the exons ATGAG AGGTATTAGCCAGTGCCACCCCTATCTGGGCATTAATAGACTCGATGCTTCTCCGTGCAAGATTACCCATGCCAATTCCTTGACTAGTACCCCAGTCTCTCCTAGCGTTTCATGTGTTCCATGTAATAATATAATTCAGAGTTCTGCTCTTTCTTGGAATGGACGTGGCCAGCTTAGGACCCATCATGTATCACAGCGTGTGGCTTTGAACAGCTGGCTG TGTCGATCACATGACTCTGTTTCACCTGATGATGAGTATCGTTCATCTCGGAATATAGCAATCAGTTTGTTCAGGCGATACAGGAATGTCATTGACCGtggaggaggtgacaacctaaaA GAGTTCATCAATGCTGGGGTGAATGCATACGCTCTTGGCTGCACTGATGAAGGATTGCGAAAGGAACTCAATGCTATGAGAGAATCTGGTGTTGAAATTGAAGCACTGCAGAATTATGGAGGAAGCACCAGTGTCAAATCCAAGATTTTTAGGAAGGAG GTTGATGAGTGTATTCTGTGGTTGAGCATTATATTCATCACTATCTTGTGTACGCCACAACCAACTATAGTTAGATGGTCATCTACACCTCCAGTATCAGATGAAGTACTGCTTCAGTGGAAAGGTTTTTGTGCACTAATTGCAAATGCATATTATATGAAGGGAATGGCATG GCTTCCTGTGAAGACTCTTCAGCTAGAGCAAATGGCAGTTGTTGGACATGCTGAGGAGCCCTCGGTTGTTGCCAGCCGAATGCGATTAGTGTTTAGCACCCTTGAG GTAGTAAGTCCACAGTGGCCAAGAGTCTAG
- the LOC110670672 gene encoding uncharacterized protein LOC110670672 isoform X1, producing MVMVYLSRGISQCHPYLGINRLDASPCKITHANSLTSTPVSPSVSCVPCNNIIQSSALSWNGRGQLRTHHVSQRVALNSWLCRSHDSVSPDDEYRSSRNIAISLFRRYRNVIDRGGGDNLKEFINAGVNAYALGCTDEGLRKELNAMRESGVEIEALQNYGGSTSVKSKIFRKEVDECILWLSIIFITILCTPQPTIVRWSSTPPVSDEVLLQWKGFCALIANAYYMKGMAWLPVKTLQLEQMAVVGHAEEPSVVASRMRLVFSTLEVVSPQWPRV from the exons ATGGTAATGGTCTATCTATCTAGAGGTATTAGCCAGTGCCACCCCTATCTGGGCATTAATAGACTCGATGCTTCTCCGTGCAAGATTACCCATGCCAATTCCTTGACTAGTACCCCAGTCTCTCCTAGCGTTTCATGTGTTCCATGTAATAATATAATTCAGAGTTCTGCTCTTTCTTGGAATGGACGTGGCCAGCTTAGGACCCATCATGTATCACAGCGTGTGGCTTTGAACAGCTGGCTG TGTCGATCACATGACTCTGTTTCACCTGATGATGAGTATCGTTCATCTCGGAATATAGCAATCAGTTTGTTCAGGCGATACAGGAATGTCATTGACCGtggaggaggtgacaacctaaaA GAGTTCATCAATGCTGGGGTGAATGCATACGCTCTTGGCTGCACTGATGAAGGATTGCGAAAGGAACTCAATGCTATGAGAGAATCTGGTGTTGAAATTGAAGCACTGCAGAATTATGGAGGAAGCACCAGTGTCAAATCCAAGATTTTTAGGAAGGAG GTTGATGAGTGTATTCTGTGGTTGAGCATTATATTCATCACTATCTTGTGTACGCCACAACCAACTATAGTTAGATGGTCATCTACACCTCCAGTATCAGATGAAGTACTGCTTCAGTGGAAAGGTTTTTGTGCACTAATTGCAAATGCATATTATATGAAGGGAATGGCATG GCTTCCTGTGAAGACTCTTCAGCTAGAGCAAATGGCAGTTGTTGGACATGCTGAGGAGCCCTCGGTTGTTGCCAGCCGAATGCGATTAGTGTTTAGCACCCTTGAG GTAGTAAGTCCACAGTGGCCAAGAGTCTAG
- the LOC131175962 gene encoding probable F-box protein At4g22030, with translation MASLQASSLLSSSSSRISSSKRIINAAISVPKLPRIRFPVPKTPSSDLVKDLILRDGFTNTIPIEKSATTPTIIDELPIANSSTSKATAKLYAILEAVADRVEMHKNVGEQRDNWNKLLLNSINMITLTAVTMAGVAATGGAGAPLFALKLSSTLLFTAATGMLFVMNKLQPSQLAEEQRNATKLFRQLYSQLQTTLALYDPTDLDVKDAMDKVLALDKAYPLPLLGKMIEKFPGKFEPAVWWPKSHDCQRKSKRNGKNGWSEELEVEMREIIEVIKAKDSEDYMRLGNLALKLNKILAISGPLLTGIAAAGSAFVGNGSWGAIVAAAAGALATAVNTFEHAGQVGMVVEMYRNSAGFFALMEESIESTLEETDMERREDGEMFEMKMALQLGRSMSELRDLARKSSYSNIEGTTIDEFASKLF, from the coding sequence ATGGCTTCCTTGCAAGCTTCAAGTCTCCTCTCTTCCTCCTCCTCAAGGATTTCTTCATCAAAAAGAATAATAAATGCTGCAATTTCTGTCCCTAAGCTTCCAAGAATCCGTTTCCCAGTTCCAAAAACTCCATCATCAGACTTGGTTAAGGATCTGATTTTAAGAGATGGGTTCACAAACACGATCCCAATAGAAAAAAGTGCGACCACCCCAACAATAATAGATGAGCTACCTATTGCCAATTCCTCTACATCTAAAGCAACAGCCAAGCTTTATGCAATCTTAGAAGCCGTAGCTGATAGAGTGGAGATGCATAAGAATGTGGGCGAGCAACGTGATAATTGGAACAAACTTCTTTTGAACTCCATTAACATGATCACCCTCACAGCTGTAACCATGGCTGGCGTTGCTGCAACTGGTGGGGCAGGAGCTCCTCTTTTTGCATTGAAGCTATCGTCAACTCTTCTATTTACGGCAGCTACGGGGATGTTATTTGTCATGAACAAACTCCAACCCTCGCAGCTTGCAGAAGAGCAACGTAATGCTACAAAATTGTTTAGGCAGCTTTATAGCCAATTACAAACTACACTTGCTCTTTATGATCCTACAGATTTGGACGTGAAAGATGCAATGGACAAGGTTTTGGCTCTTGACAAAGCTTACCCTCTTCCTTTGTTGGGGAAAATGATTGAGAAGTTTCCTGGAAAATTTGAGCCTGCTGTTTGGTGGCCTAAATCTCATGACTGCCAAAGAAAAAGCAAAAGAAATGGAAAGAATGGATGGAGTGAGGAGCTGGAAGTGGAGATGAGGGAGATTATTGAAGTGATAAAAGCTAAAGATTCTGAAGATTACATGAGGCTGGGCAATTTAGCATTGAAGTTAAACAAGATTTTAGCCATCTCAGGTCCATTGCTCACAGGCATTGCAGCTGCTGGATCTGCATTTGTAGGTAACGGTTCTTGGGGAGCAATAGTTGCAGCGGCTGCAGGTGCATTAGCTACAGCAGTTAATACATTTGAGCATGCTGGCCAGGTTGGTATGGTGGTTGAAATGTATAGAAACTCTGCTGGATTCTTTGCACTTATGGAGGAATCAATCGAGTCCACCCTTGAAGAAACAGATATGGAGAGAAGAGAAGATGGAGAAATGTTTGAAATGAAGATGGCATTACAGCTGGGAAGAAGCATGTCAGAGCTTAGAGATCTTGCCCGAAAATCCTCTTATTCTAATATAGAAGGAACCACCATAGATGAATTTGCTAGCAAGCTTTTTTGA